The Pontibacter sp. SGAir0037 DNA segment AGTAGTAATGCTGTGAAGCGCGGCTCTGTACAAACATATAGTTCAAACGATGTGGCAGCTTTTAAGCGTACAGACGGAAATGAAGAAGTTGTAGTAATTGTTAATATTCGTAATAACACAATTAACTTTCAGCTTCCCTCTACCCTGGCCAGCACCTCCTGGCAAAATGCTTTAACCAACGAATCGGTTGCGCTCAGCAGCTCAGTTTCACTTGCGCCATACAGCTATCTAATCTTAAAAAAATAGGATGTGTGCCACACCGTCAGTTCAAAATACATAAGTAAGGTTTCATGAACAATATTAAACTTTTACTGACAGGCTTATGCTTGAGCCTGTCGCTGCTCTGGCAACACCAGCTACAGGCACAGGGGCAGATCACACAAGCTGGCAAACCTTTCCAGAAAGTACCAGATCCCCGTGATGCCGTCATTTATCAAATCAATATCCGGGCGTTTAGCACAGACGGAAATTTTAAAGGAGTTATACCCCGCCTGGACTCTATAAAGGCTTTGGGCGTGAACGTAATTTACCTGATGCCCATTTATCCCATCGGCAAATTAAAATCTGTCAACTCCCCCTACTGTATCAGCGATTACAGAGCTATCAATAGCGAGTTTGGGGAATTGGAAGATCTGCGCAAGCTGGTAGAGGAAGCCCATCAGAGGGAAATGGCGGTGATCCTGGATTGGGTAGCGAACCATACTTCTTATGATCATACGTGGGTGCAGCACAAGTCATGGTATTTACAAGACTCTCTGAGGCAGATAATCAGTCCGCCAGGCACCGGCTGGAATGATGTAGCGCAGTTAAACTTTAAGAACAAAGAAATGCGCCAAGAGATGATCAATTCTATGAAATACTGGATAGCTGCAGCCAATATCGATGGCTTCCGCTGCGACTATGCCGATGGCCCGCCTTTCGACTTCTGGCAACAGGCAGTAGATACTTTAAGAGCAATAAGTAACCGTAAGCTGTTATTGTTAGCAGAAGGTAGCCGCAACGATCACTTCAAGGCCGGATTCGACTATAAGTTTGGGTTTAGATTCTTTCAAACTTTATCTGAAAAGGT contains these protein-coding regions:
- a CDS encoding alpha-amylase family glycosyl hydrolase, coding for MNNIKLLLTGLCLSLSLLWQHQLQAQGQITQAGKPFQKVPDPRDAVIYQINIRAFSTDGNFKGVIPRLDSIKALGVNVIYLMPIYPIGKLKSVNSPYCISDYRAINSEFGELEDLRKLVEEAHQREMAVILDWVANHTSYDHTWVQHKSWYLQDSLRQIISPPGTGWNDVAQLNFKNKEMRQEMINSMKYWIAAANIDGFRCDYADGPPFDFWQQAVDTLRAISNRKLLLLAEGSRNDHFKAGFDYKFGFRFFQTLSEKVYSENKPVTLLQEVNAAEYDGATSTEARVVRYTSNHDVNLTDGTPLELFGGKQGALAAFVVAAYMKGVPMLYNGQEIGYNKRLQFFSRTPIEWSSADYKAEAEYKKIIRIYNSNKTIRRGELTDVSSNDVCVFTKELDGEKVLVMANFRKEPVQYTVPPALAKITWRNAFSGAKETVRKPVSLKPFEYLVLRQIKK